The Arthrobacter sp. OAP107 DNA segment CGATCGCCATCGTGGCGGCGGCCAGGCCGATGTTGGCCATGCTGCCGTAGTTGGGGGCTGCCTTGTTGCCGCCCATGGCCCAGTTGGCGGTCACGGGCATCAGCGTCAGGCCGATGGTGGTGATCACCGTGCCCGTGACGACCGGCGGGAAGAACTTGATGATCTTGGAGAACAGCGGGGTGATGAGCAGGCCGATCAGCGAGGCCGCTATCACGGAGCCGAAGACCGCCTGGATGCCGCCGCCCCCGTGGACGATCGCCACCATCGTTGAGACGCCGGCGAAGGAGACGCCCTGGACGAGCGGGAGCTGGGAGCCGAAGAAGCGGAATCCGACGGTCTGGAGGATGGTGGCGAGGCCGCCGACGAAGAGGCAGGCTGCGATCAGCAGGCCGATGTCCTGGGATGACATGCCGGCCGCGGCGCCGATGATCAGGGGCGGGGCGATGATGCCGCCGTACATGGTGAGGACGTGCTGGAACCCGTAGGCGAAAGTGCTGCCGATCGAGAGGCGCTGGTCTTCCGGGCGGGTTGCCGCTGGGCGGCTTTTCTTGGTGATGTTCATGGCAGACTTTCTTGGTTCATGGCAGACGCCTTCGTCTGGCTAACAATGTCTGGCTAACAATTTGAATCGTGTAGTGGCCTCGTGCCGGGACCGTGGGTAGCGGCAGGGGGGACTAAGAGTTTTTGTCCGGAACCGGTGTGGTTGCGGGGGCCGGCGGGCCCGCGGGGGCCTTGCTTGTCCGCGGGCCTGCCGGCTGGGGTTTAGCAGAAGCCGGCGATGCCCGACCAGGCGGCGTCGGCTGCTTCGGCGTCGTCGCGCAGGACGGTGGCCTCGATGAGTCCGTACGGGCGGTCAGCGGCGTAGAAGACCTCGTTCGGGTTGTCGAGTCCGAACGGCGAGAGGTCCACGAGGAAGTGGTGCTTGTTGGGCATCGAGAACTTGATTTCCTCGATCTCGCTGTGCGCTTCCAGGACCTTGGCGCCCATGTCGAACAGGGTCTGCTGCAGGGCGTGGGAGTACTTCTCGGTGAAGCCTTCAAGCAGGAGGCTCTTGACGTCCTCGTAGCTCTTGTTGAAGTCCAGCGAGTTGAAGTCCGTGCCGGCCTTGAAGCGCCAGCGGGCCGAGACGTCGGTGGCCAGGATGCGGTCGGTGGTCTCCGGCAAGGTGGTGTACTTGTCCTTCGGGTAGCCGACGAAGCCGGACTGCGTGGACTTCAGGACGGTCAGGTCCTTGAGTCCGGAGATCAGGTGGGTGGCGGCGCCGTCGCGGACCAGGACGGCGGTGCGGACTTCCTGGCCCTTGCGGACGAAGGAGTGGTCATGGGCGCTGCCGTGCGCCTGGATGCGCTCCCAGGCGTAGGACTCCGCTTCCCAGCGGCCGCCGGTAACCCAGTCAAAGCTGGAGGTGAAGTGCTCACCGAGGCGGAGCAGGAAAGCCTCCGGGGAGCCGACCCCTTCCCGGGCGAAGGCGTAGATGGTGTTCTTCTGGGTGTCGGTGGCCACCACGTGGGCGTTGTCGCCTTCGAGGTGGGCGGCTTCGAAGTCGCCGCGGAGCTGCGAGGTGACGTTCAGGTCCTCGATCTCGTGCCGGTCGGTGTCGCGGGTGATCTTGACGACGCGGACTTCGGCTTTGCCGTACTGGTTGTGGCCGAGGACGATCTTGTTGCTCATGGTCTGTTC contains these protein-coding regions:
- the pucL gene encoding factor-independent urate hydroxylase, whose amino-acid sequence is MSNKIVLGHNQYGKAEVRVVKITRDTDRHEIEDLNVTSQLRGDFEAAHLEGDNAHVVATDTQKNTIYAFAREGVGSPEAFLLRLGEHFTSSFDWVTGGRWEAESYAWERIQAHGSAHDHSFVRKGQEVRTAVLVRDGAATHLISGLKDLTVLKSTQSGFVGYPKDKYTTLPETTDRILATDVSARWRFKAGTDFNSLDFNKSYEDVKSLLLEGFTEKYSHALQQTLFDMGAKVLEAHSEIEEIKFSMPNKHHFLVDLSPFGLDNPNEVFYAADRPYGLIEATVLRDDAEAADAAWSGIAGFC